A region from the Halomarina litorea genome encodes:
- a CDS encoding MFS transporter, translating to MSRQSATPDESPRPPTDGVQYALLALGSAAYLCLTFTWFSLPAFLPTVIEDLGISSTAAGVLAGAVPLTYVPVALVSGLVIDRVGSRRAIGLGLFGAGVAHALRGVASGFPSMLAFTLLFGVFATGLTFGLPKLVSELFPAERTSGLSSVYVVGSYVGTASAFAVGRPVLGSLLGWRDTFLVGGAFAAGVALCWLLAVRLADGARFDGGDPREFSRSALLADVRAVVASRPMRLLVVVGTMYLLLVHGLQGWLTALLEASGFAPATAARTTSLLIVAQIAGAMVVPALADRWDRRRAAVVLSGLLCLSVLGLLESRSLVVTGVVVVTVGVGLGGLSPLVRALPVRFDDVGPGLAATAVGLVFAVGEAGGFLGPFLVGALEDATGSFVPGVVMFGGAGLVIALAGLGLVEVDG from the coding sequence GTGTCACGTCAGTCCGCCACGCCCGACGAGTCCCCTCGCCCCCCCACCGACGGCGTCCAGTACGCGCTCCTCGCCCTCGGGAGTGCCGCCTACCTCTGTCTGACGTTCACGTGGTTCTCCCTGCCCGCCTTCCTCCCGACGGTCATCGAGGACCTCGGCATCTCCAGTACGGCGGCGGGCGTCCTCGCCGGGGCCGTCCCCCTCACGTACGTCCCCGTCGCCCTCGTCAGCGGTCTCGTCATCGACCGCGTCGGGTCGCGCCGCGCCATCGGCCTCGGTCTGTTCGGGGCGGGCGTCGCCCACGCGCTCCGGGGGGTCGCGTCGGGGTTCCCCTCGATGCTCGCGTTCACGCTCCTGTTCGGCGTCTTCGCGACGGGCCTCACCTTCGGCCTCCCCAAACTCGTCTCCGAACTGTTCCCCGCCGAACGCACCAGCGGGCTCTCCTCGGTGTACGTCGTCGGGTCGTACGTCGGGACGGCGAGCGCGTTCGCCGTCGGCCGCCCCGTTCTCGGTTCCCTCCTCGGCTGGCGCGACACCTTCCTCGTCGGCGGGGCGTTCGCGGCGGGCGTCGCCCTCTGCTGGCTCCTCGCGGTCCGCCTCGCGGACGGGGCGCGGTTCGACGGCGGTGACCCCCGCGAGTTCAGCCGGAGCGCCCTCCTCGCGGACGTGCGAGCCGTCGTCGCCAGCAGGCCCATGCGCCTGCTCGTCGTCGTCGGCACGATGTACCTCCTGCTCGTCCACGGCCTGCAGGGCTGGCTGACGGCGCTGCTGGAAGCCAGCGGGTTCGCCCCGGCGACGGCCGCCCGGACGACGAGCCTCCTCATCGTCGCCCAGATAGCGGGGGCGATGGTCGTTCCCGCCCTCGCCGACCGCTGGGACCGGCGGCGGGCCGCCGTCGTTCTCTCGGGTCTGCTCTGTCTCTCCGTGCTCGGCCTGCTGGAGAGTCGTTCGCTGGTCGTCACGGGCGTCGTCGTGGTCACCGTCGGCGTCGGTCTCGGCGGGCTCTCGCCGCTGGTCCGGGCGCTCCCCGTGCGCTTCGACGACGTGGGACCGGGACTGGCGGCGACGGCCGTCGGCCTCGTCTTCGCCGTCGGCGAGGCGGGCGGGTTCCTCGGCCCGTTCCTCGTGGGCGCGCTGGAGGACGCCACCGGGTCGTTCGTCCCCGGCGTCGTCATGTTCGGGGGCGCGGGGCTGGTCATCGCGCTTGCGGGCCTCGGACTGGTCGAGGTGGACGGGTGA
- a CDS encoding double zinc ribbon domain-containing protein yields MSSTTERYCRACGESVAPDTDVCPHCGVGTRTTDVGTPMAYCRDCGEEIRSAAEICPHCGVRQQPAPASFGSVESDLESLFRRNRGVVAAVASFFFPGLGQLLNREVVKGLLVFVGFVAASFSIVFGVGLILAPAVFVYGVYDAYRTGKRLETAAEGGRPHA; encoded by the coding sequence ATGTCCTCCACCACCGAGCGCTACTGCCGGGCCTGCGGTGAGTCCGTCGCCCCCGACACCGACGTCTGCCCGCACTGCGGCGTCGGCACCCGGACCACCGACGTCGGGACGCCGATGGCGTACTGTCGGGACTGCGGCGAGGAGATACGGAGCGCGGCCGAGATATGTCCGCACTGCGGCGTCCGCCAGCAACCGGCCCCCGCCTCCTTCGGGTCCGTCGAGTCGGACCTCGAGTCGCTGTTCCGTCGGAACCGTGGAGTGGTCGCCGCCGTGGCGTCGTTCTTCTTCCCCGGTCTCGGCCAACTGCTCAACCGCGAGGTGGTGAAGGGACTGCTCGTGTTCGTCGGCTTCGTCGCCGCCTCCTTCTCCATCGTGTTCGGGGTGGGGCTGATACTCGCGCCCGCGGTGTTCGTCTACGGCGTCTACGACGCCTACCGGACCGGCAAGCGCCTGGAGACGGCCGCCGAGGGCGGAAGGCCGCACGCTTAA
- a CDS encoding NAD(P)H-hydrate dehydratase yields MITSEEMAVVDENAAALGVPRKQLMESSGNAVARQVCALAEPDASVAVVVGRGNNGGDGLVAARFLDEFDVTVHLLGRAESISTAISRENWAALQSAEYDAREVRDSRDLDLGSPDVVVDAMLGTGVTGDPREPERSAVEAVNESGAVVVAVDVPSGVDADTGEAADPAVDADHVVTFHDAKPGLSDLDCEVTVADIGIPQFAERVVERGDLLRVTTDPGATKGDSGRVFVIGGGPYTGAPALAGQGALRGGADLSFVAVPDSVSTPIQSYAEDLIVQPYEGDVLTPDRVDDLVETAESHDDVVVLGPGLGTADETLAAVGDFLESFTGRAVVDADALQVVPDVETDATLVCTPNRKELVDLGGPEVDDLREHADEVEHLAADLGQVVLAKGPTDVISDGERTRVNRAGTPGMAVGGTGDTLAGVTAAFLATQEPFDAACIAPFVNGRAAELLDDDVGDGLLASDLLDTIPRVVWGDDDA; encoded by the coding sequence ATGATTACGAGCGAGGAGATGGCGGTGGTCGACGAGAACGCCGCCGCGCTGGGCGTACCGAGGAAACAGCTGATGGAGTCCAGCGGCAACGCCGTCGCACGGCAGGTCTGCGCGCTGGCCGAACCGGACGCGAGTGTCGCCGTCGTCGTCGGACGCGGGAACAACGGCGGGGACGGTCTCGTCGCCGCCCGCTTCCTCGACGAGTTCGACGTGACCGTCCACCTCCTCGGACGCGCCGAGTCCATCTCGACGGCCATCTCGCGCGAGAACTGGGCGGCGCTCCAGTCGGCAGAGTACGACGCCCGCGAGGTGCGCGACTCGCGTGACCTCGACCTCGGGTCGCCCGACGTCGTCGTGGACGCCATGCTCGGGACGGGCGTGACGGGCGACCCCCGGGAACCCGAGCGAAGCGCCGTCGAGGCCGTCAACGAGAGCGGCGCGGTCGTCGTGGCCGTGGACGTCCCCTCCGGCGTGGACGCCGACACGGGCGAGGCGGCCGACCCCGCCGTGGACGCCGACCACGTCGTCACCTTCCACGACGCGAAACCGGGCCTCTCGGACCTCGACTGCGAGGTGACCGTCGCGGACATCGGCATCCCGCAGTTCGCCGAACGGGTCGTCGAGCGTGGCGACCTCCTGCGGGTCACCACCGATCCCGGCGCGACGAAAGGGGACTCGGGACGCGTCTTCGTCATCGGCGGCGGCCCCTACACCGGCGCGCCCGCCCTCGCCGGACAGGGGGCGCTCCGGGGCGGGGCGGACCTCTCGTTCGTCGCGGTGCCCGACTCGGTGAGCACGCCGATTCAGAGCTACGCCGAGGACCTCATCGTCCAGCCCTACGAGGGCGACGTGCTGACGCCCGACCGGGTCGACGACCTCGTCGAGACGGCCGAGAGCCACGACGACGTGGTCGTCCTCGGTCCCGGCCTCGGCACGGCCGACGAGACGCTGGCGGCCGTCGGCGACTTCCTCGAATCGTTCACCGGGCGCGCGGTGGTGGACGCGGACGCCCTGCAGGTCGTCCCGGACGTGGAGACGGACGCGACGCTGGTCTGTACGCCCAACCGGAAGGAACTCGTCGACCTCGGCGGGCCGGAGGTCGATGACCTGCGCGAGCACGCGGACGAGGTAGAGCACCTCGCCGCCGACCTCGGACAGGTCGTCCTCGCGAAGGGGCCGACCGACGTGATCTCGGACGGCGAGCGAACGCGCGTCAACCGGGCGGGCACGCCCGGGATGGCCGTCGGCGGGACCGGCGACACCCTCGCGGGCGTCACCGCCGCCTTCCTCGCGACCCAAGAACCGTTCGACGCGGCCTGCATCGCCCCGTTCGTCAACGGGCGCGCCGCGGAACTGCTGGACGACGACGTGGGCGACGGCCTCCTCGCCTCCGACCTCCTCGACACCATCCCGCGGGTCGTCTGGGGTGACGACGATGCGTGA
- the moaC gene encoding cyclic pyranopterin monophosphate synthase MoaC: protein MREGESGEEAGAESGGREDLTHTDETGNVQMVDVGDKPDTARRAVARGEIRLRESTVAAIRDDEVAKGDVLATARVGAVQAVKHTWETIPMCHQIPISNVDTSFDLREDRVVLEVGVETTGKTGCEMEALEGVTTGLNVVWDMVKAVEKDEDGQYPATRIEDVRVVSKEKRELD, encoded by the coding sequence ATGCGTGAGGGGGAGTCGGGCGAGGAGGCGGGAGCCGAGTCGGGCGGCCGCGAGGACCTCACCCACACCGACGAGACGGGCAACGTCCAGATGGTCGACGTGGGCGACAAGCCCGACACCGCCCGGAGGGCGGTCGCACGCGGCGAGATTCGCCTCCGGGAGTCGACCGTCGCGGCCATCCGCGACGACGAGGTGGCGAAGGGCGACGTCCTCGCCACGGCCCGCGTCGGGGCGGTACAGGCCGTCAAGCACACGTGGGAGACCATCCCGATGTGCCACCAGATACCCATCTCGAACGTCGATACGAGCTTCGACCTGCGCGAGGACCGGGTCGTCCTCGAAGTCGGCGTGGAGACGACGGGCAAGACCGGATGCGAGATGGAGGCGCTGGAGGGCGTGACGACGGGGCTGAACGTCGTCTGGGACATGGTGAAGGCCGTCGAGAAGGACGAGGACGGCCAGTACCCGGCGACCCGAATCGAGGACGTCCGCGTCGTCTCGAAGGAGAAACGCGAACTGGACTGA
- a CDS encoding mandelate racemase/muconate lactonizing enzyme family protein, producing MRITDVTQTHLSYPVGESFRPTWIPDYPQASHEVELFELETDAGITGVAASPSFAGGVDYEDALSYFLVGEDPHDVAGIRAKLDSINLVGPRPWHVELALWDIVGKDAGKPVYELLGASARDVPVYASTGEVQSAEDRIEYVEARVEEGFEAVKLRVTAPDHVDVVREVREAFPDLTLMVDANKGWAVRVMDHEERWSFAEALAVARELESVGDVAWLEEPLPRHNFDAYARLRDRTDVPIAGGEFNDGAWQLHEFLDRGALDVIQPDAALATGIRGATDVAAAAARRDVEFVPHTWTNGVGFAANLHVLTAAGSPWCEYPLEPPWTPSVRDFLLTETLTHDDGTIRAPDGPGLGVELDREAVAEASE from the coding sequence ATGCGCATCACCGACGTCACGCAGACGCACCTCTCGTACCCGGTCGGCGAGTCGTTCCGACCGACGTGGATTCCCGACTACCCGCAGGCGAGCCACGAGGTGGAACTGTTCGAACTGGAGACGGACGCGGGTATCACCGGCGTCGCCGCCTCCCCGAGTTTCGCGGGCGGTGTGGACTACGAGGACGCCCTTTCGTACTTCCTGGTGGGCGAGGACCCTCACGACGTGGCGGGCATCCGGGCGAAACTCGACAGTATCAACCTCGTCGGGCCGCGCCCGTGGCACGTCGAACTCGCCCTCTGGGACATCGTTGGGAAGGACGCCGGCAAGCCGGTGTACGAACTGCTCGGCGCGAGCGCCCGCGACGTGCCCGTGTACGCGAGTACGGGCGAGGTGCAGTCCGCCGAGGACCGAATCGAGTACGTCGAGGCCCGGGTCGAGGAGGGATTCGAGGCGGTGAAACTGCGAGTCACCGCCCCCGACCACGTCGACGTCGTTCGCGAGGTGCGCGAGGCGTTCCCCGACCTGACGCTGATGGTCGACGCCAACAAGGGGTGGGCGGTGCGCGTGATGGACCACGAGGAGCGCTGGTCGTTCGCAGAGGCGCTCGCCGTCGCCCGCGAACTCGAATCGGTGGGTGACGTCGCGTGGCTCGAAGAACCCCTCCCGCGCCACAACTTCGACGCCTACGCTCGCCTCCGGGACCGGACCGATGTGCCCATCGCGGGCGGGGAGTTCAACGACGGCGCGTGGCAGCTCCACGAGTTCCTCGACCGGGGCGCACTGGACGTAATCCAGCCGGACGCCGCCCTCGCGACCGGCATCAGGGGAGCGACCGACGTCGCGGCCGCGGCGGCCCGCCGGGACGTCGAGTTCGTCCCGCACACGTGGACCAACGGAGTGGGCTTCGCCGCGAACCTCCACGTCCTCACCGCGGCGGGCAGTCCGTGGTGCGAGTACCCCCTCGAACCGCCGTGGACGCCCTCGGTGCGTGATTTCCTCCTGACGGAGACGCTGACCCACGACGACGGGACGATTCGCGCCCCCGACGGGCCGGGACTCGGCGTCGAACTCGACCGCGAGGCCGTCGCCGAGGCGAGCGAGTAG
- a CDS encoding zinc-dependent alcohol dehydrogenase family protein produces the protein MRAVVFQGVEEPLTVEEVDRPDCGADEVVVETEACGVCRSDWHAWKGDWGWIGMMPTSGLVFGHEPAGTVVEVGEDVERLREGDRVTNPFNLSDGTCRHCRAGRANICERSVPMGFLQMQQGAFAEEYPVRAADQNVVKLPDSADPVDVAGLGCRFATAFHGLVHRVDVGAGEWVAVHGCGGVGLSAVHIADALGANVVAVDLDADKLARAEELGADETVRVGDVKDVPQAVKKATPNSRGTEVSVDALGIAETCRNAVDSLCKGGRHLQIGMTTSEEGGEVSLPVDTMVTDEREFYGSYGMPPNEYEEIFSMMERGTIQPGKVVSETISLDEVPRTIENLGEYDTVGIPVCDEF, from the coding sequence ATGCGAGCCGTCGTCTTCCAGGGAGTCGAGGAACCGCTGACCGTCGAGGAGGTCGACCGCCCCGACTGCGGGGCCGACGAGGTGGTCGTCGAGACCGAGGCCTGCGGGGTCTGTCGCTCCGACTGGCACGCCTGGAAGGGCGACTGGGGCTGGATCGGCATGATGCCGACGTCCGGCCTCGTCTTCGGACACGAACCCGCCGGCACCGTCGTCGAGGTCGGCGAGGACGTCGAGCGACTCCGCGAGGGCGACCGGGTGACGAACCCGTTCAACCTCAGCGACGGCACCTGCCGACACTGCCGGGCGGGTCGGGCGAACATCTGCGAGCGCTCGGTCCCCATGGGCTTCCTGCAGATGCAACAGGGCGCGTTCGCCGAGGAGTACCCGGTGCGGGCGGCGGACCAGAACGTCGTGAAACTGCCGGACAGCGCGGACCCGGTGGACGTGGCGGGACTGGGCTGTCGGTTCGCCACCGCCTTCCACGGCCTCGTCCACCGCGTCGACGTCGGCGCGGGCGAGTGGGTGGCGGTCCACGGATGTGGGGGAGTGGGCCTCTCGGCGGTCCACATCGCCGACGCCCTCGGCGCGAACGTCGTCGCCGTCGACCTCGACGCCGACAAACTCGCCCGCGCGGAGGAACTGGGTGCCGACGAGACGGTGCGCGTCGGTGACGTGAAGGACGTCCCGCAGGCCGTCAAGAAGGCCACGCCGAACTCGCGGGGGACCGAGGTGAGCGTCGACGCCCTCGGCATCGCCGAGACGTGCCGGAACGCCGTCGACTCGCTCTGTAAGGGCGGTCGGCACCTCCAGATAGGGATGACCACCAGCGAGGAGGGCGGCGAAGTCTCGCTTCCGGTCGACACGATGGTCACCGACGAACGCGAGTTCTACGGCTCCTACGGCATGCCGCCTAACGAGTACGAGGAGATATTCTCGATGATGGAGCGCGGCACCATCCAGCCCGGGAAGGTCGTGAGCGAGACCATCTCGCTTGACGAGGTCCCCCGGACCATCGAGAACCTCGGGGAGTACGACACGGTCGGCATCCCCGTCTGCGACGAGTTCTGA
- a CDS encoding SCP2 sterol-binding domain-containing protein — protein sequence MALKLPSEADEWISVWREHLNDSEAYAEKGTGWGVGFDGDFVFVIEPDDTYPGDPVYLFVGLEDGRCTDAYEVGSPDEVDHGFVYRGPYTNWKGLVEGDVGAMDGLMSGKFDLDGDMQKVLQYSDAAVVMTENAAAIDTEFEY from the coding sequence ATGGCACTCAAACTCCCGAGTGAGGCCGACGAGTGGATTTCGGTGTGGCGCGAGCACCTCAACGACTCCGAGGCGTACGCGGAGAAGGGCACGGGGTGGGGCGTGGGCTTCGACGGCGACTTCGTCTTCGTCATCGAACCCGACGACACGTACCCCGGCGACCCCGTCTACCTCTTCGTCGGCCTCGAAGACGGCCGGTGTACCGACGCCTACGAGGTCGGCTCCCCCGACGAGGTCGACCACGGCTTCGTCTACCGCGGCCCCTACACGAACTGGAAGGGCCTCGTCGAGGGCGACGTCGGCGCGATGGACGGCCTGATGAGCGGGAAGTTCGACCTCGACGGCGACATGCAGAAGGTCCTCCAGTACAGCGACGCCGCGGTGGTCATGACCGAGAACGCGGCGGCCATCGACACCGAGTTCGAGTACTGA
- the hflX gene encoding GTPase HflX has protein sequence MTGTHRDPERAVIAKRVDSGTADTGEIRELARAAGYTVAGEVTQTRTEDAALCLGEGKVGELAALVAETGAGSVIFDNRLGPYQTFNLGNELPEGCEVIDRFRLILDIFGQRARTRKAQLQVELAELRYELPRAEAKTSLAKRDERPGFMGLGEYDESRERDIKSRISRIKDELEQIEHDEEHRRETRRESGFDLVALAGYTNAGKSTLLRRLAADLDVDENEDLHPDLDTTAESQDKLFTTLGTTTRRAAMDRRDVLVTDTVGFISDLPHWLVESFKSTLDAVYRADLVLLVVDVSEPVEDIRDKLVTSHDTLYERNEAPIVTVLNKVDKVPREEVERKMEALAALAPDPVAVSGQEGIDIDLLEARIERELPPYERERLVLPMTDETMSLVSWIHDHTRVNDVDYGDQVVVDFEARPEIVERARAKVGELPVPESA, from the coding sequence GTGACAGGGACACACCGCGACCCGGAGCGCGCGGTCATCGCGAAACGCGTCGACTCCGGGACCGCCGACACCGGGGAGATACGCGAACTCGCGCGCGCCGCGGGCTACACCGTGGCCGGCGAGGTGACGCAGACGCGCACCGAGGACGCCGCCCTCTGCCTCGGCGAGGGGAAGGTCGGTGAACTCGCCGCCCTCGTCGCCGAGACGGGGGCCGGCAGCGTCATCTTCGACAACCGACTTGGCCCCTACCAGACGTTCAACCTCGGGAACGAACTCCCGGAGGGCTGTGAGGTCATCGACCGCTTCCGGCTCATCCTCGACATCTTCGGGCAGCGCGCCCGGACCCGGAAGGCACAGCTTCAGGTCGAACTCGCCGAGTTGCGCTACGAACTCCCGCGGGCGGAGGCCAAGACCAGCCTCGCGAAACGCGACGAGCGTCCGGGGTTCATGGGCCTCGGGGAGTACGACGAGTCCCGCGAGCGCGACATCAAGTCGCGCATCTCGCGCATCAAGGACGAACTCGAACAGATCGAACACGACGAGGAACACCGCCGCGAGACGCGCCGCGAGTCGGGGTTCGACCTCGTCGCCCTCGCGGGCTACACGAACGCCGGGAAGTCCACCCTGCTCCGGCGACTCGCCGCTGACCTCGACGTCGACGAGAACGAGGACCTGCATCCGGACCTCGATACGACCGCCGAGTCGCAGGACAAACTGTTCACGACGCTCGGCACGACCACCCGACGGGCCGCGATGGACCGACGGGACGTCCTCGTGACGGACACGGTCGGGTTCATCTCGGACCTGCCCCACTGGCTCGTGGAGTCGTTCAAGTCCACGCTGGACGCGGTGTACCGCGCGGACCTCGTCCTCCTCGTCGTGGACGTGAGCGAACCCGTCGAGGACATCCGCGACAAACTCGTGACGAGCCACGACACCCTCTACGAGCGAAACGAGGCCCCCATCGTCACGGTGCTGAACAAGGTGGACAAGGTGCCCCGAGAGGAGGTCGAACGCAAGATGGAGGCGCTGGCCGCCCTCGCGCCCGACCCCGTGGCGGTCAGCGGCCAGGAGGGAATCGACATCGACCTGCTCGAAGCCCGCATCGAGCGCGAACTCCCGCCGTACGAGCGCGAACGCCTCGTCCTCCCGATGACCGACGAGACGATGTCGCTCGTCTCGTGGATTCACGACCACACGCGCGTCAACGACGTGGACTACGGCGACCAGGTGGTCGTCGACTTCGAGGCCCGCCCCGAAATCGTCGAGCGCGCACGGGCGAAAGTCGGCGAGTTGCCGGTGCCGGAGTCCGCGTAG
- a CDS encoding FUN14 domain-containing protein translates to MSIGIDPTQLGLDLGTGGVIGGVMGFAAKKIAKVVAVLVGLQLAAFKFLESQGILAVDWEKLSAGMLSAGDTAASSQPPDFLMSVLSTLSVSGGFAAGFMAGFKLG, encoded by the coding sequence ATGAGCATAGGTATCGACCCGACGCAGCTCGGTCTCGACCTCGGTACGGGCGGGGTCATCGGGGGCGTGATGGGCTTCGCGGCCAAGAAGATCGCAAAGGTCGTCGCCGTCCTCGTCGGCCTCCAACTCGCGGCGTTCAAGTTCCTCGAATCGCAGGGCATCCTCGCCGTCGACTGGGAGAAACTCTCCGCGGGGATGCTGTCGGCGGGCGACACGGCCGCCAGCAGCCAGCCCCCGGACTTCCTCATGAGCGTCCTCTCGACGCTCTCGGTCTCCGGCGGGTTCGCCGCCGGCTTCATGGCCGGGTTCAAACTCGGATAG
- a CDS encoding ribosome assembly factor SBDS — protein sequence MISLDEAVTARLESHGARFEVLVDPDAALAIKRGEFDGDLEEVIAAEDVFEDASRGDRPAESDLEKAFGTTDPMEIIPQVIRKGEIQITAEQRREMQEQKRRQLINTIARNAVNPQMDDAPHPPERIERALEEAGFKVDPMEPVENQVDDALDMLRPVIPIRFDEVVMAVRLPANFAGKGQARVREFGELEREEWQNDGSWVGVVRYPAGLQNDFYDLVNEVSSGEAETRIVKDEDDIGMR from the coding sequence ATGATTTCACTCGACGAGGCGGTGACGGCCCGTCTCGAGTCACACGGTGCCCGCTTCGAGGTGCTCGTCGACCCGGACGCGGCGCTCGCCATCAAACGCGGCGAGTTCGACGGCGACCTCGAGGAGGTTATCGCCGCCGAGGACGTCTTCGAAGACGCCTCCCGCGGGGACCGGCCCGCCGAGAGCGACCTGGAGAAGGCCTTCGGGACGACCGACCCGATGGAGATCATCCCGCAGGTCATCCGGAAGGGGGAGATACAGATAACCGCCGAGCAGCGCCGCGAGATGCAAGAGCAGAAGCGCCGACAGCTCATCAACACCATCGCGCGGAACGCGGTCAACCCGCAGATGGACGACGCCCCCCACCCGCCGGAGCGCATCGAGCGCGCGCTGGAGGAGGCGGGGTTCAAGGTCGACCCGATGGAACCCGTCGAGAACCAGGTCGACGACGCCCTCGACATGCTCCGGCCGGTCATCCCCATCCGGTTCGACGAGGTGGTGATGGCCGTCCGTCTGCCCGCCAACTTCGCCGGGAAGGGACAGGCGCGGGTCCGCGAGTTCGGCGAACTCGAACGCGAGGAGTGGCAGAACGACGGCTCGTGGGTCGGCGTCGTTCGCTACCCGGCGGGCCTCCAGAACGACTTCTACGACCTCGTCAACGAGGTGTCCTCCGGCGAGGCGGAGACGCGCATCGTCAAGGACGAAGACGACATCGGGATGCGGTAG
- the psmA gene encoding archaeal proteasome endopeptidase complex subunit alpha: MQGQNQQQAYDRGITIFSPDGRLYQVEYAREAVKRGTASIGVRTEDGVVLVVDKRIRSPLLEGTSVEKLHKADDHIGIASAGHVADARQLIDYARRQAQVNQLRYGEPIGVEALTKMVVDNIQQYTQVGGARPFGVALIIGGIEDGEPRLYETDPSGTPYEWKALAVGGNRSEIEDYLKEHYDESMDLEAGVGLALAALASVNDEGLRPAGIGVATVDVESEQYRELPEEEVESHLTEHDLLAEENDDDESSDAE; encoded by the coding sequence ATGCAGGGTCAGAACCAACAGCAAGCCTACGACCGCGGGATAACCATCTTCTCCCCGGACGGCAGGCTCTACCAGGTCGAGTACGCCCGCGAGGCGGTCAAACGCGGGACGGCGAGCATCGGCGTCCGAACGGAAGACGGCGTCGTCCTCGTCGTCGACAAGCGCATCCGCTCGCCCCTTCTCGAGGGGACGAGCGTCGAGAAACTCCACAAGGCCGACGACCACATCGGCATCGCCAGCGCCGGGCACGTCGCCGACGCGCGACAGCTCATCGACTACGCCCGCCGGCAGGCGCAGGTCAATCAGCTCAGGTACGGCGAACCCATCGGCGTCGAGGCGCTGACGAAGATGGTCGTCGACAACATCCAGCAGTACACGCAGGTCGGCGGTGCCCGACCGTTCGGCGTCGCCCTCATCATCGGCGGCATCGAGGACGGCGAACCCCGCCTCTACGAGACGGACCCGTCGGGGACGCCCTACGAGTGGAAGGCACTCGCCGTCGGCGGCAACCGCTCGGAGATCGAGGACTACCTCAAGGAGCACTACGACGAGTCGATGGACCTCGAGGCGGGGGTCGGCCTCGCGCTCGCGGCGCTCGCCTCGGTCAACGACGAGGGACTCCGCCCGGCGGGTATCGGCGTCGCCACCGTCGACGTCGAGTCCGAGCAGTACCGCGAACTCCCCGAGGAGGAAGTCGAGTCGCACCTCACCGAACACGACCTGCTGGCGGAGGAGAACGACGACGACGAGTCCTCCGACGCCGAGTAA
- a CDS encoding Rpp14/Pop5 family protein: MKHLPKYLRPRWRYLGVGIEAHPDAAVDRRSFQRDLWYAAGNLLGDPGSADVDCSVYGFSFRDGDGECVVRVRRGEVERARAVLACLDDVSGHPVRVTVRGVGGTVRACEERYLGRPLESADEKTVVHGNADRSAVVRGSRVDVRTDDGLLGATDYDYDYD, encoded by the coding sequence ATGAAGCACCTGCCGAAGTACCTCCGTCCGCGCTGGCGCTACCTCGGGGTCGGCATCGAGGCCCACCCCGACGCCGCCGTGGACCGACGGTCGTTCCAGCGGGACCTCTGGTACGCGGCGGGCAACCTCCTCGGCGACCCGGGGAGCGCGGACGTCGACTGTTCGGTGTACGGCTTTTCCTTCCGCGACGGGGACGGCGAGTGCGTCGTCCGGGTCCGGCGCGGGGAGGTCGAACGGGCACGGGCCGTCCTCGCCTGTCTGGACGACGTGTCGGGTCACCCCGTTCGGGTGACCGTCCGCGGCGTCGGCGGGACGGTGCGAGCCTGCGAAGAAAGGTATTTAGGACGCCCGCTGGAATCAGCGGACGAGAAGACAGTCGTGCACGGGAACGCCGACCGGTCCGCCGTCGTCCGCGGTTCGCGCGTGGACGTCCGGACCGACGACGGCCTCCTGGGGGCGACGGACTACGACTACGACTACGATTGA